The following are encoded together in the Nocardioides thalensis genome:
- a CDS encoding WHG domain-containing protein: MPALPQPTRRERQRAATYDEIVEVSAALLAEGAELSLRAVATRMGMTAPALYRYVASYQELIDLVAFELDKQQTALWAAEAERLPADDPAGRLTIACVQFRRWALAKPREFQLVFANPITEGDTARRELLTLATSGHYFTDLLWQIHERYRIPYPALDELDPQVRDAVAEPLIPAKAEHIPAEDRGLLWIYMRAWSALYGVVVLESTGHCDPRVIAAGALFRSTLVEWLPRLGLGAEQERLTALLDAELARG; the protein is encoded by the coding sequence GTGCCCGCTCTGCCCCAGCCCACCCGCCGCGAACGGCAGCGCGCGGCGACGTACGACGAGATCGTCGAGGTGTCCGCCGCGCTGCTCGCCGAGGGCGCCGAGCTGTCCCTGCGCGCGGTCGCCACGCGGATGGGGATGACGGCGCCGGCGCTCTACCGCTACGTCGCCAGCTACCAGGAGCTGATCGACCTCGTCGCGTTCGAGCTCGACAAGCAGCAGACGGCCCTGTGGGCCGCGGAGGCCGAGCGGCTCCCCGCCGACGACCCGGCGGGGCGGCTCACGATCGCCTGCGTGCAGTTCCGGCGGTGGGCGCTGGCGAAGCCGCGCGAGTTCCAGCTGGTGTTCGCCAACCCGATCACCGAGGGCGACACCGCCCGCCGCGAGCTGCTGACGCTCGCGACCTCGGGCCACTACTTCACCGACCTGCTCTGGCAGATCCACGAGCGCTACCGGATCCCCTACCCCGCGCTCGACGAGCTCGACCCGCAGGTGCGCGACGCCGTCGCCGAGCCGCTGATCCCCGCGAAGGCCGAGCACATCCCGGCCGAGGACCGCGGCCTGCTGTGGATCTACATGCGCGCGTGGTCGGCGCTGTACGGCGTGGTCGTGCTCGAGTCGACGGGACACTGCGACCCCCGCGTCATCGCCGCGGGGGCCCTGTTCCGCTCCACGCTGGTGGAGTGGCTGCCACGGCTCGGGCTCGGCGCCGAGCAGGAGCGGCTGACCGCCCTGCTCGACGCCGAGCTCGCGCGCGGCTGA
- a CDS encoding NAD-dependent deacylase: MARIVVLTGAGISAESGVPTFRDADGLWEGHHVEDVATPEAFERDPDTVQRFYDARRAALALVEPNPAHKALAELERAVGDDLLVVTQNIDDLHERAGSTRVIHMHGELLSALCRACRRRTPFSGAMVDHPPCPGCGASDLRPDVVWFGEIPYRMEEILDALGSCEQFVSVGTSGAVYPAAGFVQQARAYGARTLELNLVPSEGSFFFDEARHGPAGELVPAWVAEVLG; the protein is encoded by the coding sequence GTGGCCCGCATCGTCGTCCTGACCGGAGCCGGCATCTCCGCCGAGAGCGGCGTGCCGACGTTCCGCGACGCCGACGGCCTCTGGGAGGGCCACCACGTCGAGGACGTCGCGACGCCCGAGGCGTTCGAGCGCGACCCCGACACCGTGCAGCGCTTCTACGACGCGCGCCGGGCCGCGCTCGCCCTGGTCGAGCCCAACCCGGCCCACAAGGCGCTGGCCGAGCTCGAGCGGGCCGTCGGCGACGACCTCCTCGTCGTCACCCAGAACATCGACGACCTCCACGAGCGCGCCGGCTCGACCCGCGTCATCCACATGCACGGCGAGCTGCTCTCCGCGCTCTGCCGGGCATGCCGGCGCCGTACCCCCTTCAGCGGAGCGATGGTCGACCACCCGCCGTGCCCCGGGTGCGGCGCGAGCGACCTGCGGCCCGACGTCGTCTGGTTCGGCGAGATCCCCTACCGGATGGAGGAGATCCTCGACGCGCTCGGCAGCTGCGAGCAGTTCGTCTCGGTCGGCACGTCGGGCGCGGTCTACCCGGCCGCGGGGTTCGTCCAGCAGGCCCGGGCCTACGGCGCCCGCACGCTCGAGCTCAACCTGGTCCCGTCCGAGGGCAGCTTCTTCTTCGACGAGGCGCGGCACGGCCCCGCGGGCGAGCTGGTCCCTGCGTGGGTGGCAGAGGTACTGGGCTAG